The stretch of DNA TAATCCTCTATATCAATATAGATAAATAAACTTGCTTTATAAAACTCTATCGATTTCTTATAACCACCTTTAATCCAGTTGATAATACCTAAGTTAATATGGATAAAAGCTAATATTTTTGGTGCCTTATTCAGCTTGTTCATTACTATATTTAAAGATAAATTGGCTTTTTTTTCGGCTTCCTTAAGATTACCACTTCTCCACAATATACTACACCATTCATTCAAACACTCCACATACCCCTCCCAATCTTCCGCTTCCTCAAAAATTGGAGCGATTGCTTCCAATACTTCAATAGCATCGGCATATTTTCCATCTTGCATTCAAGTAACAAATGCAAATTTTAGGAGATACAAATAGGGAAAAAAATAAAGAGCCAAAAGGTTTGATTCTTTTAGCTCTCGAAGGTTAAAGATTCCTATTTCTTGTCTCGTCTAAAAGCATAAAATATGATTCATTTAACCGAGTACAAATATACACAATTAGTTTCAGCAAATCGGTGTGGGTAAGTTTGAATTTATTTTTGAGTTTTACTAAATGGATTTTTCGTTATCTTTACTCAATGCAGACATCTTTACAAAAAATCCTTATTGGCAAACCAACGGAATCGAACTAAAAGACCCTGATAATTTTGGACTTATCGTAAGCGTCAAACAAAAAGAGCTACAATCGGAGGACGCAACTACCCAACTTATCAAAGCAAAAGGAATCCATACTTGGGAACAGTTTCTCAACTATGTAAAGAACATCCCTTATGGAAGAAATTCGGATAGAACCGATTTTGAATTGGTGGTGAAAGAGAACAAAGGCACTTGCAGCTCGAAGCACGCACTGACAAAACAAGTAGCTGATTTAAACCAAATTGAAGGTGTTCAACTGATAATGGGAATTTATAAAATGACCCAATCCAACACCGAAGGAATCGGCAATCATTTGAAGGGAAATGCTTTGGAATACCTACCCGAAGCTCATTGTTATCTAAAAGTAAACGGCAAAAGGATAGACCTCACCAACCCTACATCCGACATCCAAAAAATACAAGCCGACATAATCGAAGAGCAGGAGATAGAACCTTTTCAAGTCGGAGCATACAAGGTGGATTTCCAAAAAGCATTTCTTAGAAATTGGCGGGAACAGTTTGGTTTGAGTCTTTCTTTTGATGAAATTTGGGAGGTGAGGGAGAGGTGTATTGGGGAATTGGGGGAAAATGGCTGTAATTGAGGAAGTCAGGTTGAAGTAGATTAGTGCTGAAAGGAAAAATTCGTTTTTGAAGAATACTTCATGGTTTTGATTTCTTATCGCAGAACAGGGTTTAAACCCTGTTCTGCGATAAGAAACAACAATTTTTATATAGTGTTTCATAAAATACAATTGCGAAAAACCACAAATTACATTTTGAACCTTAATAAAGTTTTCAAGTGTGAATTGTATCAACTACCACAATATTTTCACAGGATATGCCTCAAAATAAGAATCTTTTGTAATGACATGGATATCTTCTGTCATAGCTTGGGCAATAATCAACCTATCAAAAGGGTCTTTGTGGTGAAAAGGCAAAGTTAAAAGAGGCTTCAAATGTGCAAAATCAAAGTCCAATACTAGAATATTATGCCTTGCAAGCATAGATTCTAAATCTTTGAACTCTATGGAAATATCAAGCTTCTTCAAACTCAATTTGATAACCATTTCCCATAAACTTGCTTTGCTGACAAATACTTGATTGTTATCATTGTCAATAGCCTCAATTGCTTTGGATGATAATTGTCTATTGCCTTCAATGTACCAAATCAAGGCGTGTGTGTCTATCAATACATTCATTGCTACATATATTCTTTAAAGTCCTCCAAAGGTGCATCAAAATCATCTGATACATAAGTAAATGTGCCTTTTCCAAAACCAAATTTTCGTTTAGTGGTATTGGTTGTGGCTTGTTCTTTAGACTTTGGTAAGGCTGTCGAACTATCAATTATCACCTGCAATGCTGCCAACAAATCTACATCTTCAATTTGAGCGATTTTTTGATGAAGCACTGCTTTTAAGCTTAAAGTTGTCATACTTTATGTGTTTTAGTGAAGAAACAAAATAAGTTGTGGATTGGTTTCTTCTAAAACCCTAAAAAAGTAAAGGGCAAAAGGATAGACCTCACCCATCCTACATCTGACATCCGAAAAATACAAGCCGATATAATCGAAGAGAAGGAAATTGAACCTTTTCAAGTGGGCCCATACAAGGTGGATCTCCACAAAGCATTTCTTAGAAATTGGCGGAAAGAGTTTGATTTGAGTCTTTCGTTTGATGAAATTTGGGAGGTGAGGGAGAGGTGTATTGGGGAATTGGAGAAAAGGAATTGTAATTGAAGGGGGAAAGTTGAGAAGGCTTGATTGGAGGGGATTATCGTTGATAGAAAAATAAATCATGTTTTTGAATCTTTGAGTAACAATGATTTTAATTAAATGAATA from Chitinophagales bacterium encodes:
- a CDS encoding type II toxin-antitoxin system VapC family toxin, whose product is MNVLIDTHALIWYIEGNRQLSSKAIEAIDNDNNQVFVSKASLWEMVIKLSLKKLDISIEFKDLESMLARHNILVLDFDFAHLKPLLTLPFHHKDPFDRLIIAQAMTEDIHVITKDSYFEAYPVKILW
- a CDS encoding DUF2281 domain-containing protein — encoded protein: MTTLSLKAVLHQKIAQIEDVDLLAALQVIIDSSTALPKSKEQATTNTTKRKFGFGKGTFTYVSDDFDAPLEDFKEYM